Proteins encoded within one genomic window of Streptomyces profundus:
- a CDS encoding peptidoglycan recognition protein family protein, which yields MTLAGLLVAAQPALAGAAAPVAEPVNAAFEEAATEFEVPRDLLVAVGYGETRLNDHDGLPSHARGFGVMHLVDNPTHRTLRTAADETGLSADELSQNTIANISGGAAVLRAYADEVGLSADQRADLDAWYPVVARYGGAAEDTGARFYADAVYDLLRDGIEAVVDGGETVEVDAQSVDPERGDYADVDLGVLSEDYPPARWVAAHSSNYNTGRTQSINTVVIHVTQGSYAGSISWFQNPSSNVSAHYVIRSSDGEVTQTVRDRDTAWHARSGNAYSIGLEHEGWVDEPSWFTDAMYRSSAALTSHLANRYGIPKNRQHIVGHHEVPGNDHTDPGPHWDWDYYMELIDGDPGDPGDPGLDFPAYSTVSNGSSGPLVVALQHLLNNNGQDAGATDGQFGPTTESAVRGFQSAKGLTADGIVGPKTWTALLSAGSTGTLREGSSGEAVSRLQRALTAALGRSVSIDGSFGPLTTQAVRDYQDDRGLGVDGVVGPLTWAALQAGD from the coding sequence AACGCCGCCTTCGAGGAGGCGGCGACGGAGTTCGAGGTCCCCAGGGACCTGCTGGTCGCGGTCGGCTACGGCGAGACCCGCCTCAACGACCACGACGGGCTGCCCAGTCACGCCCGAGGCTTCGGAGTGATGCACCTGGTGGACAACCCCACCCATCGGACCCTGCGCACAGCAGCCGATGAAACGGGCCTGAGCGCCGACGAGTTGAGCCAGAACACCATCGCGAACATCAGCGGTGGCGCAGCAGTTCTACGCGCGTATGCGGACGAGGTCGGCCTCTCCGCCGACCAGCGTGCCGACCTGGACGCCTGGTACCCGGTGGTCGCCCGCTACGGCGGCGCGGCCGAGGACACCGGCGCCCGTTTCTATGCCGACGCGGTCTATGACCTGCTCCGAGACGGCATCGAAGCGGTCGTCGACGGTGGCGAGACGGTCGAGGTCGACGCTCAGTCGGTCGACCCCGAGCGCGGCGACTACGCCGACGTGGACCTGGGCGTCCTCAGCGAGGACTACCCGCCGGCCCGTTGGGTGGCGGCCCACTCCTCCAACTACAACACCGGGCGCACCCAGTCGATCAACACGGTCGTCATCCATGTCACCCAGGGTTCCTACGCCGGCTCCATCAGCTGGTTCCAGAACCCGTCGTCCAACGTCAGCGCCCACTATGTGATCCGCTCGTCGGACGGTGAGGTCACCCAGACCGTGCGCGACCGGGACACCGCCTGGCACGCCCGCTCCGGCAACGCCTACAGCATCGGCCTGGAGCACGAGGGGTGGGTGGACGAGCCGTCGTGGTTCACGGACGCGATGTACCGTTCCTCCGCCGCGCTCACCAGCCACCTGGCCAACCGCTACGGCATCCCCAAGAACCGGCAGCACATCGTCGGTCACCACGAGGTGCCGGGCAACGACCACACCGACCCTGGCCCGCACTGGGACTGGGACTACTACATGGAGCTGATCGACGGCGACCCGGGCGATCCCGGCGACCCGGGGCTGGACTTCCCCGCCTACTCGACGGTGAGCAACGGCTCAAGCGGCCCCCTGGTGGTCGCGCTCCAGCATCTGCTCAACAACAACGGGCAGGACGCCGGGGCGACGGACGGGCAGTTCGGCCCGACCACGGAGTCCGCGGTGCGGGGCTTCCAGAGCGCGAAGGGCCTGACGGCCGACGGGATCGTCGGCCCGAAGACCTGGACCGCGCTGCTCTCCGCCGGCAGCACCGGCACGCTGCGCGAGGGCAGCAGCGGTGAGGCGGTGTCCCGACTCCAACGGGCGCTGACCGCCGCGCTGGGCCGGTCCGTCTCGATCGACGGCTCCTTCGGTCCGCTCACCACCCAGGCGGTGCGGGACTACCAGGACGACAGGGGGCTCGGCGTCGACGGCGTCGTCGGCCCGCTGACCTGGGCCGCGCTACAGGCTGGCGACTGA